In a genomic window of Bordetella petrii:
- the leuD gene encoding 3-isopropylmalate dehydratase small subunit: MQAFTTHEGLVAPLDRENVDTDLIIPKQFLKSIKRTGFGPNLFDELRYLDHGEPGMDNSKRPLNPDFVLNQPRYQGASVLLARKNFGCGSSREHAPWALTQYGFRAIIAPSYADIFFNNSFKNGLLPIVLSELEVARLFDEVKAFAGYKLRIDLERQVVVAADGREMQFDIEPFRKYCLLNGFDDIGLTLRQSDKIRAFEAERLARHPWLESRPVA, from the coding sequence ATGCAAGCATTTACCACTCACGAAGGCCTGGTGGCCCCGCTCGACCGCGAGAACGTCGACACCGACCTTATCATTCCCAAGCAATTCCTGAAGTCGATCAAGCGCACCGGCTTCGGCCCCAACCTGTTCGACGAACTGCGCTACCTGGATCACGGCGAGCCGGGCATGGACAACAGCAAGCGTCCGCTGAACCCCGATTTCGTGCTGAACCAGCCGCGCTACCAGGGAGCGTCGGTGCTGCTGGCGCGCAAGAACTTCGGCTGCGGGTCCAGCCGCGAGCACGCGCCGTGGGCGCTGACGCAGTACGGCTTTCGCGCCATCATCGCGCCGTCGTATGCCGATATTTTCTTCAACAACAGTTTCAAGAACGGCCTGCTGCCCATCGTGCTGTCCGAGCTCGAGGTGGCGCGCCTGTTCGATGAGGTCAAGGCGTTTGCCGGCTACAAGCTGCGCATCGACCTCGAACGGCAGGTGGTAGTGGCTGCCGACGGCCGCGAGATGCAGTTCGACATCGAGCCGTTCCGCAAGTACTGCCTGCTGAACGGTTTCGATGACATTGGCCTGACTCTGCGGCAGTCCGACAAGATCCGCGCCTTCGAGGCCGAGCGCCTGGCCCGCCACCCGTGGCTGGAAAGCCGGCCCGTGGCGTAA
- the leuC gene encoding 3-isopropylmalate dehydratase large subunit has translation MAQTLYDKLWDAHVVHQESDGTCLLYIDRHLLHEVTSPQAFEGLKLAGRKPWRISANLAVADHNVPTLNRAQGIDDPVSKLQVDTLDENCDKYGITEFRMADMRQGIVHVIGPEQGATLPGMTVVCGDSHTSTHGALGALAFGIGTSEVEHVLATQTLLMKKAKSMLIKVEGELPFGCTAKDVVLHIIGIIGTAGGTGHAIEFAGSTIRSLSVEGRMTVCNMAIEAGARSGMVAVDDKTIEYFRGRPFSPTGVLWDQAVSYWRTLHSDAGAAFDRVVEINAKDIKPQVTWGTSPEMVLPVDARVPDPDREKDDVRRNGMERALQYMGLKPNTPLTDIRIDRVFIGSCTNSRIEDLRAAAAVARGKHVASNVRQAMVVPGSGLVKQQAEREGLDKIFIEAGFEWREPGCSMCLAMNADRLEPEERCASTSNRNFEGRQGQGGRTHLVSPAMAAAAAVAGHFVDVRNFR, from the coding sequence ATGGCCCAAACTCTTTACGACAAACTCTGGGACGCTCATGTCGTCCACCAGGAATCCGACGGCACCTGTCTGCTGTACATCGACCGCCACCTGCTGCACGAAGTCACCAGCCCGCAGGCGTTCGAAGGCCTGAAGCTGGCCGGCCGCAAACCCTGGCGCATCAGCGCCAACCTGGCGGTGGCCGACCACAACGTGCCCACGCTGAACCGCGCCCAGGGCATCGACGACCCCGTCTCGAAACTGCAGGTCGATACGCTGGACGAAAACTGCGACAAATACGGCATCACCGAATTCCGCATGGCTGATATGCGGCAAGGCATCGTGCACGTCATCGGGCCCGAGCAGGGCGCCACGCTGCCCGGCATGACGGTGGTGTGCGGCGATTCGCACACCAGCACGCACGGCGCGCTGGGCGCGCTGGCCTTCGGCATCGGCACGTCCGAGGTCGAGCACGTGCTCGCCACCCAGACGCTGCTGATGAAAAAAGCCAAGAGCATGCTGATCAAGGTCGAGGGCGAACTGCCGTTCGGCTGTACGGCCAAAGACGTGGTGCTGCACATTATCGGCATCATCGGCACGGCCGGCGGCACGGGCCATGCCATCGAGTTCGCGGGCAGCACCATCCGCAGCCTGTCGGTCGAAGGCCGCATGACGGTCTGCAACATGGCCATCGAGGCGGGCGCGCGCTCGGGCATGGTGGCGGTGGACGACAAGACCATCGAATATTTCCGGGGCCGCCCGTTCTCGCCCACCGGCGTGCTGTGGGACCAGGCCGTGTCGTACTGGCGTACGCTGCACAGCGATGCCGGCGCCGCCTTCGATCGCGTGGTCGAGATCAATGCCAAGGACATCAAGCCGCAGGTCACCTGGGGCACGTCGCCCGAAATGGTGCTGCCGGTAGATGCGCGCGTGCCCGATCCCGACCGCGAGAAAGACGACGTGCGCCGCAACGGCATGGAGCGCGCGCTGCAGTACATGGGCCTGAAGCCCAACACGCCGCTGACCGACATCCGCATCGACCGGGTGTTCATCGGCTCGTGCACCAACTCGCGCATCGAAGACCTGCGCGCCGCCGCCGCCGTGGCGCGCGGCAAGCACGTGGCTTCCAATGTGCGGCAGGCGATGGTGGTGCCGGGCTCGGGCCTGGTCAAACAGCAGGCCGAGCGCGAAGGGCTGGACAAGATTTTCATCGAGGCGGGCTTCGAATGGCGCGAACCCGGCTGTTCGATGTGCCTGGCCATGAACGCCGACCGCCTCGAGCCCGAAGAGCGTTGCGCCTCGACCTCGAACCGCAACTTCGAGGGCCGCCAGGGGCAGGGCGGGCGCACGCACCTGGTCAGCCCGGCCATGGCCGCCGCGGCCGCCGTGGCCGGCCATTTCGTCGACGTCCGCAATTTCCGATAA
- a CDS encoding M48 family metallopeptidase, whose product MNAGIRTVLRGALRAAAVAGSLALAACASVNTTQSGAIGIERTQYMSSMVPEQALEQEAGQQYADIIQKARAQGALDRDSRQVARVRAISKRLIAQVGTFRPDAANWQWEVHVLSLNEVNAWCMPGGKIAVYTGLLNQIKPTDAELAAVLGHEISHALREHARERVSQQMVTNLGLSVLSIATGVPTDLGSKLTDVMFTLPNSRTHETEADLMGVELAARAGYDPRAAVTLWQKMGAADNGNAPPEFMSTHPSAATRISDLQAASQRVMPLYEQASGKSK is encoded by the coding sequence ATGAACGCTGGAATTCGAACGGTATTGCGGGGGGCGCTACGGGCGGCGGCGGTCGCCGGCAGCCTGGCGCTGGCGGCATGCGCCAGTGTCAACACCACGCAGTCGGGGGCGATCGGCATCGAGCGAACCCAGTACATGTCGAGCATGGTGCCCGAACAGGCGCTCGAACAGGAAGCCGGCCAGCAGTATGCCGACATCATCCAGAAGGCGCGCGCGCAAGGCGCGCTGGATCGCGACAGCCGTCAAGTGGCAAGGGTGCGCGCCATCTCCAAGCGCCTGATCGCCCAGGTCGGCACGTTCCGTCCCGATGCCGCCAACTGGCAATGGGAAGTGCACGTGCTGTCGCTCAACGAGGTCAATGCGTGGTGCATGCCGGGCGGCAAGATCGCCGTCTACACCGGGCTGCTGAACCAGATCAAGCCCACCGACGCCGAGCTGGCGGCGGTGCTGGGCCATGAAATCTCCCATGCCCTGCGCGAGCATGCGCGGGAGCGCGTGTCGCAGCAAATGGTCACCAACCTGGGCCTGTCGGTGCTGTCCATTGCCACGGGCGTGCCCACCGACCTGGGCAGCAAGCTCACCGACGTCATGTTTACCCTGCCCAACAGCCGCACCCACGAAACCGAGGCTGACCTGATGGGGGTCGAACTGGCCGCGCGGGCCGGCTACGATCCGCGCGCCGCCGTGACCCTGTGGCAGAAAATGGGGGCGGCCGACAATGGCAACGCGCCGCCCGAATTCATGTCCACCCACCCGTCGGCGGCCACCCGCATTTCCGACCTGCAGGCGGCTTCGCAACGGGTCATGCCGCTATACGAACAGGCCTCCGGCAAGAGCAAATAG
- the aroC gene encoding chorismate synthase, producing MSGNTLGTLFCVTNFGESHGPAIGCVVDGCPPGLALDAADIQAELDRRRPGTSRHVTQRQEADQVEILSGVYQGVTTGTPIALLIRNTDARSKDYSNIADTFRPGHADFTYTRKYGLRDPRGGGRSSARLTAPTVAAGAIAKKWLAEHHGVRVRGYMSQLGPIAIPFVSWDDVPANPFYAPNAAIVPELEAYMDQLRRDGDSVGARIEVVAENLPAGWGEPLYDRLDADIAHVMMGLNAVKGVSIGAGFGCIAQRGSEHGDEITPDGFVGNNAGGVLGGISTGQPVTVSLAIKPTSSIRVERRSVNSAGEPVMVQTLGRHDPCVGIRATPIAEAMLALVLIDHALRHRAQCG from the coding sequence ATGTCCGGCAACACCTTAGGTACTCTTTTCTGCGTTACTAATTTCGGCGAATCGCACGGGCCGGCCATCGGCTGCGTGGTCGATGGCTGCCCGCCCGGACTGGCGCTGGACGCCGCCGACATCCAGGCCGAACTCGACCGCCGCCGCCCGGGCACTTCGCGCCACGTCACGCAGCGCCAGGAGGCCGACCAGGTCGAGATCCTGTCGGGCGTCTACCAGGGCGTAACCACCGGCACGCCCATCGCGCTGCTGATCCGCAACACCGACGCGCGCAGCAAAGACTATTCCAATATTGCCGACACTTTCCGGCCCGGCCACGCCGACTTCACCTACACGCGCAAGTATGGCCTGCGCGATCCGCGCGGCGGCGGCCGTTCGTCCGCCCGCCTGACCGCGCCCACCGTGGCGGCCGGCGCCATTGCCAAGAAATGGCTGGCCGAACACCATGGGGTGCGGGTGCGCGGCTACATGAGCCAGCTGGGTCCCATCGCCATTCCGTTCGTGTCCTGGGACGATGTGCCGGCCAACCCGTTTTATGCGCCCAATGCCGCCATCGTGCCCGAGCTCGAGGCCTACATGGACCAGTTGCGCCGCGATGGCGATTCGGTCGGCGCGCGTATCGAGGTCGTGGCCGAAAATCTGCCGGCGGGTTGGGGCGAACCGCTATACGACCGGCTGGACGCCGACATCGCCCACGTCATGATGGGCCTGAATGCGGTCAAGGGCGTATCCATCGGGGCGGGCTTCGGCTGCATCGCGCAGCGCGGCTCCGAACACGGCGACGAAATCACGCCCGACGGTTTTGTCGGCAACAACGCGGGCGGCGTGCTGGGGGGCATATCCACCGGCCAGCCGGTCACGGTATCGCTGGCCATCAAGCCCACATCCAGCATCCGCGTCGAGCGCCGCTCCGTCAACAGCGCGGGCGAGCCCGTCATGGTGCAGACCTTGGGGCGCCACGATCCCTGCGTGGGCATTCGCGCCACGCCCATCGCCGAGGCCATGCTGGCGCTGGTGCTCATCGATCATGCCCTGCGCCATCGGGCGCAGTGCGGCTAG
- a CDS encoding protein adenylyltransferase SelO — protein sequence MTAATLAQLRVDNSFAALPAAFYTRLAPQPLTAPRLLHANEQAAALIGLSADALRSDEFLRVFSGQQPLPGGQTLAAVYSGHQFGVWAGQLGDGRAHLLGEVAGPDGNWELQLKGAGMTPYSRMGDGRAVLRSSVREYLASEAMHGLGIPTTRSLALVVSDDPVMRETVETAAIVTRMSPSFVRFGSFEHWSSRRQPDELRILADYVIDKFYPECREPRPGEAPGPDGALLRMLAEVTRRTAELMAGWQAVGFCHGVMNTDNMSILGLTLDYGPYGFMDAFRLDHICNHSDSEGRYAWNRQPSVALWNLYRLGGSLHALVPDVEALRAVLDSYEVIFTRAFHQRMAAKLGLREWRADDEPLLDDLLRLMHDNRADFTLTFRRLADAVRGRPQGLQDLFIDRDAALAWFERLAARHAQEGAGNDAQARAAGMDAVNPLYVLRNHLAEQAIRAAKAGDAGEIDTLLALLRDPCVEQPGRDAYAALPPDWAGGIEVSCSS from the coding sequence ATGACCGCCGCCACGCTTGCACAATTGCGGGTCGACAATTCCTTCGCGGCCTTGCCGGCGGCCTTCTACACCCGGCTGGCGCCGCAGCCGCTGACCGCGCCGCGCCTGCTGCATGCCAACGAGCAGGCCGCCGCCCTGATCGGCCTGTCTGCCGACGCATTGCGGTCCGACGAATTCCTGCGCGTGTTCTCGGGCCAGCAGCCGCTGCCGGGAGGCCAGACGCTGGCGGCGGTCTATAGCGGCCACCAGTTCGGCGTCTGGGCGGGCCAGCTGGGCGACGGCCGCGCGCACCTGCTGGGCGAGGTGGCGGGCCCTGATGGCAACTGGGAATTGCAGCTGAAAGGGGCCGGCATGACCCCGTATTCGCGCATGGGCGATGGCCGGGCGGTGCTGCGCTCTTCGGTGCGCGAATACCTGGCCAGCGAGGCCATGCACGGCCTGGGCATTCCCACCACGCGTTCGCTGGCGCTGGTGGTGTCCGACGACCCGGTCATGCGCGAAACGGTAGAAACGGCCGCCATCGTGACGCGCATGTCGCCCAGTTTCGTGCGGTTCGGTTCGTTCGAGCACTGGTCGTCGCGCCGCCAACCGGACGAGCTGCGCATCCTGGCCGACTACGTCATCGACAAGTTCTACCCCGAGTGCCGCGAACCCCGGCCCGGCGAAGCGCCCGGCCCCGACGGCGCCCTGCTGCGCATGCTGGCCGAAGTCACGCGCCGCACCGCCGAGCTGATGGCCGGGTGGCAGGCGGTGGGGTTCTGCCACGGCGTCATGAATACCGACAACATGTCGATTCTGGGGCTGACGCTCGATTACGGCCCCTACGGGTTCATGGACGCCTTCCGGCTCGACCATATCTGCAACCATTCCGACAGCGAGGGGCGCTACGCCTGGAACCGCCAGCCGTCGGTGGCCCTGTGGAACTTGTATCGCCTGGGCGGCAGCCTGCACGCGCTGGTGCCCGACGTCGAAGCCTTGCGCGCCGTGCTCGACAGTTACGAAGTCATCTTCACCCGCGCCTTCCACCAGCGCATGGCGGCCAAACTGGGCCTGCGCGAGTGGCGCGCCGACGACGAACCCCTGCTCGACGATCTGCTGCGGCTCATGCACGACAACCGCGCCGATTTCACCCTGACGTTCCGCCGGCTGGCCGACGCGGTGCGCGGGAGGCCGCAGGGCTTGCAGGACCTGTTCATCGACCGCGACGCCGCGCTGGCCTGGTTCGAACGCCTGGCGGCCCGCCATGCCCAGGAGGGAGCCGGCAACGACGCGCAGGCGCGCGCCGCCGGCATGGACGCCGTCAACCCGTTGTATGTGCTGCGCAACCACCTGGCCGAGCAGGCGATCCGGGCCGCCAAGGCGGGCGACGCGGGAGAAATCGACACCCTGCTGGCCCTGCTGCGCGACCCCTGCGTCGAGCAACCCGGCCGCGACGCCTACGCCGCGCTGCCGCCCGACTGGGCAGGCGGCATCGAGGTCAGTTGCTCGTCCTGA
- a CDS encoding DUF2069 domain-containing protein produces the protein MNPELNPRLRRLAAASLLALIVLCVAWETFLAPIRPGGSWLFLKALPLAFPLRGILRGSLYTFQWAAMLVLLYLMEGVVRAMSDPAPLSAALAGLEIALSVVFFLSAILYVRPAKRAARARRPRSAP, from the coding sequence ATGAACCCTGAACTCAACCCCCGTTTGCGGCGTCTGGCTGCGGCCTCGTTGCTGGCCCTCATCGTGTTGTGCGTCGCTTGGGAAACCTTCCTGGCCCCGATCCGCCCGGGTGGCTCGTGGCTGTTCCTGAAGGCGCTGCCGCTGGCGTTTCCGCTGCGCGGCATTCTGCGCGGCAGCCTCTACACTTTCCAGTGGGCCGCCATGCTGGTGCTGCTGTACCTGATGGAAGGCGTGGTGCGCGCCATGTCCGACCCGGCGCCGCTGTCGGCGGCGCTGGCCGGCCTGGAAATCGCGCTGTCGGTGGTGTTCTTCCTGTCGGCCATTTTGTATGTGCGGCCCGCCAAGCGCGCCGCGCGCGCTCGCCGCCCCAGGAGCGCGCCATGA
- a CDS encoding YihY family inner membrane protein: MSHSAGPGAAQPATAAAPRQRTPWITRVGRVFRFAAQRADEEKLLQVASSLTFTTVLGIVPMLAVVLSLFTAFPVFQDFRLALEDFLANSLMPPAVSDNIMDYLNQFAYQASRLTAIGGAFLVVTSLLLIMTIDKTFNDIWHVTRQRPLPQRALVYWAVVTLGPVVAGASLWATSFLARESLGLVRDVPEIVSLAISFLPLILTGLGFAALFVVVPNRHVYWRDALVGGFGTAIVLELMKAAFAYYLTRFPTYTVIYGAFATLPIFLLWIYLSWLAVLFGATVAASAPLIRLGRWEINRSPGAPFIDALAVLRALHAAQGMRPAGRSASALAKRLHLHHDELNAVLEKLENLGLAARTAEQRWILACDPRSTTLEPVFDNFLLDRHQPRLRDDPQVVQAAAAVLGQDGGQAPTLEELAGLAHNTPVGLAAIVPLEAGKNSRRGPHAPGESSC; the protein is encoded by the coding sequence ATGAGCCATTCTGCCGGGCCCGGTGCCGCCCAGCCGGCAACGGCCGCCGCCCCTCGACAGCGCACGCCCTGGATCACCCGCGTGGGCCGGGTGTTCCGTTTCGCGGCGCAGCGCGCCGACGAAGAAAAGCTGCTGCAGGTCGCTTCCAGCCTCACTTTCACTACCGTGCTGGGCATTGTGCCCATGCTGGCGGTGGTGCTGTCGCTATTCACGGCCTTTCCTGTCTTCCAGGACTTCCGCCTGGCCCTCGAAGACTTCCTGGCAAACAGCCTGATGCCGCCGGCCGTGTCCGACAACATCATGGACTACCTCAACCAGTTCGCGTACCAGGCCTCGCGCCTGACCGCCATCGGCGGGGCGTTCCTGGTGGTCACGTCGCTGTTGCTCATCATGACCATCGACAAGACCTTCAACGACATCTGGCACGTCACGCGGCAGCGCCCCCTGCCCCAGCGCGCGCTGGTGTACTGGGCGGTGGTGACGCTGGGACCGGTGGTGGCTGGCGCCAGTTTGTGGGCGACATCGTTCCTGGCGCGCGAATCGTTGGGCCTGGTGCGCGACGTGCCCGAGATCGTCAGCCTGGCGATTTCGTTTTTGCCACTGATACTTACCGGGCTGGGCTTCGCCGCCTTGTTCGTGGTGGTGCCCAACCGCCATGTGTACTGGCGCGATGCCCTGGTCGGCGGGTTCGGCACGGCCATCGTGCTGGAACTGATGAAAGCGGCGTTCGCCTATTACCTGACGCGCTTTCCCACCTACACGGTCATCTACGGCGCATTCGCCACCTTGCCGATCTTCCTGCTGTGGATCTACCTGTCGTGGCTGGCGGTGCTGTTCGGCGCCACTGTGGCCGCCAGCGCGCCGCTGATCCGGCTGGGGCGCTGGGAAATCAACCGCAGCCCCGGCGCGCCCTTCATCGACGCCCTGGCAGTGCTGCGCGCACTGCACGCCGCCCAGGGCATGCGGCCCGCGGGGCGTAGCGCCAGCGCGCTGGCCAAGCGCCTGCACCTGCACCACGACGAATTGAATGCCGTGCTTGAAAAACTGGAAAACCTGGGGCTGGCGGCCCGCACCGCCGAACAGCGCTGGATACTGGCATGCGATCCGCGCAGCACGACGCTGGAGCCGGTTTTCGATAATTTCCTGCTCGACCGCCACCAGCCCCGCCTGCGCGACGATCCCCAGGTGGTCCAGGCTGCCGCGGCCGTGCTGGGCCAGGACGGCGGCCAGGCCCCCACGCTGGAAGAACTGGCCGGGCTGGCGCACAATACGCCCGTGGGACTCGCGGCGATCGTGCCGCTCGAGGCAGGGAAGAATAGTAGAAGGGGGCCGCACGCCCCGGGAGAATCATCATGCTGA
- a CDS encoding CBS domain-containing protein, whose product MLKVSEILRVKGDTLYTASPDMPVAMAVQTMSEQDIGSLVIMESGMLAGMLTFREIIRHLHDHDGQLGQTTIRAIMDDAPVSVSPNTSADEVQRLMLEKHARYIPVMDGPTLMGVISFYDMAQAIVAAQQFENNMLKAYIRDWPMDGDTAKS is encoded by the coding sequence ATGCTGAAAGTCAGTGAAATCCTTCGCGTAAAGGGCGACACGCTCTATACAGCCTCGCCGGATATGCCGGTGGCCATGGCGGTCCAAACCATGAGCGAGCAGGATATCGGCTCGCTGGTCATCATGGAGTCGGGCATGCTGGCCGGCATGCTGACTTTCCGCGAAATCATCCGTCACCTGCACGACCACGACGGCCAGCTGGGGCAGACCACCATCCGCGCCATCATGGACGACGCCCCGGTCAGCGTGTCGCCCAACACCAGCGCCGACGAAGTGCAGCGGCTGATGCTCGAAAAGCACGCGCGCTACATCCCTGTCATGGACGGCCCCACCCTGATGGGCGTGATTTCGTTCTACGACATGGCGCAGGCCATCGTGGCAGCTCAGCAGTTCGAAAACAACATGCTCAAGGCTTACATTCGCGACTGGCCCATGGACGGCGACACCGCGAAATCCTGA
- the dusA gene encoding tRNA dihydrouridine(20/20a) synthase DusA: MIDVTDRHCRYFHRLLAPRARLYTEMITTGALLHGNVGRHLDFDAAEHPVALQLGGSEPDALAHAARLGRQWGYDEINLNCGCPSERVQRGAFGACLMAEPALVADCMKAMQDAVDLPVTIKHRLGLDYDESYSFVRDFVGAIHATGCRVFIVHARNAVLKGLSPKDNREIPPLRYDVARQLKADFPDSVIVLNGGLADAAQAVGAAGEFDGVMLGRAAWHTPRVLSEVSMQLWPSVRLPTDAQVVDAMVRYAAGQVAQGVPLRVIVRPLLGLVNGQSGARRWRRMLSDPARLAANDAGLIYEAWRSLQGAPRDHAPAEALPAAG; the protein is encoded by the coding sequence ATGATCGACGTGACCGACCGGCACTGCCGCTATTTCCATCGGCTGCTGGCGCCGCGCGCGCGCCTGTACACCGAGATGATCACCACTGGGGCGCTGTTGCATGGCAATGTCGGGCGCCATCTGGACTTCGACGCCGCCGAGCATCCCGTGGCGTTGCAGTTGGGCGGCAGCGAGCCCGATGCGCTGGCGCATGCGGCGCGCCTGGGCCGCCAGTGGGGCTACGACGAAATCAACCTGAATTGCGGCTGCCCGTCCGAGCGGGTGCAGCGCGGCGCCTTTGGCGCATGCCTGATGGCCGAGCCCGCGCTGGTGGCCGACTGCATGAAAGCCATGCAAGATGCCGTCGACCTGCCCGTCACCATCAAGCATCGGCTGGGGCTGGATTACGATGAATCGTACAGTTTCGTGCGCGATTTCGTCGGGGCCATTCACGCCACCGGTTGCCGCGTGTTCATCGTGCACGCCCGCAATGCCGTGCTCAAGGGCCTGTCGCCGAAAGACAATCGCGAGATCCCGCCGTTGCGCTATGACGTGGCGCGGCAGCTCAAGGCCGACTTTCCCGACAGCGTCATCGTGCTCAACGGCGGCCTGGCCGACGCGGCCCAGGCCGTGGGCGCCGCGGGCGAATTCGACGGCGTCATGCTGGGCCGCGCGGCCTGGCACACGCCGCGCGTGCTGTCCGAGGTGTCAATGCAGCTATGGCCCTCGGTGCGCCTGCCCACTGATGCGCAGGTGGTGGATGCCATGGTGCGCTACGCCGCCGGGCAGGTGGCCCAGGGCGTGCCGTTGCGGGTGATCGTGCGCCCGCTGCTGGGGCTGGTGAACGGGCAATCGGGGGCGCGCCGCTGGCGGCGCATGTTGTCCGACCCGGCGCGCCTGGCGGCCAACGATGCCGGGCTGATCTACGAGGCCTGGCGCAGCCTGCAGGGCGCGCCGCGCGACCACGCGCCGGCCGAGGCCCTGCCCGCGGCAGGCTGA
- a CDS encoding homoserine kinase: protein MAVFTPVSDDDARTLLAHFDLGDLVSLRGITAGIENTNYFLATTRGEYVLTLFEVLTQAQLPFYIELMHHLASRGVPVPQPQTLRDGTRLTTLHGKPCAIVTRLPGGYEPAPGPAHCALAGATLARAHLAARDFPLQQPNLRGLAWWTATAPKVLPFLDAAQAQLLTSELDEQQRVAATPLWQALPSGPAHCDLFRDNVLFAGTFEDPLMGGIIDFYFAGCDTWLFDVAVSVNDWCIERDSGVFVPALAQSWLQAYAAVRPFTAGERQAWPAMLRAAALRFWLSRLYDYFLPRPAQTLKPHDPRHFERVLQARHRDDLPALP, encoded by the coding sequence ATGGCCGTTTTCACCCCTGTTTCCGACGACGACGCCCGAACCCTGCTGGCGCATTTCGATCTGGGCGACCTGGTGTCGCTGCGCGGCATTACCGCCGGCATCGAAAACACCAATTACTTCCTGGCCACGACCCGCGGCGAGTACGTACTGACGCTGTTCGAAGTGCTGACCCAGGCGCAACTGCCCTTCTACATCGAGCTGATGCATCATCTGGCCTCGCGCGGCGTGCCCGTGCCGCAGCCCCAGACGCTGCGCGACGGCACCCGCCTGACCACCCTGCACGGCAAGCCCTGCGCCATCGTGACGCGCCTGCCGGGGGGCTACGAACCCGCGCCGGGTCCGGCTCACTGTGCGTTGGCTGGCGCCACGCTGGCGCGCGCCCACCTGGCCGCGCGCGATTTCCCGTTGCAGCAGCCCAACCTGCGCGGCCTGGCCTGGTGGACGGCCACCGCACCCAAGGTGCTGCCGTTTCTGGATGCCGCCCAGGCGCAACTACTGACCAGCGAGCTCGACGAACAGCAGCGCGTGGCCGCCACACCGCTGTGGCAGGCGCTGCCGTCCGGGCCGGCCCACTGCGACCTGTTCCGCGACAACGTGCTGTTTGCGGGCACCTTCGAAGATCCGCTGATGGGCGGCATTATCGATTTCTATTTCGCCGGCTGCGATACCTGGCTGTTCGACGTGGCGGTCAGCGTCAATGACTGGTGCATCGAGCGCGATAGCGGCGTATTCGTGCCCGCGCTGGCGCAGTCCTGGCTGCAGGCCTACGCGGCTGTGCGGCCATTCACCGCCGGCGAGCGCCAGGCCTGGCCGGCCATGCTGCGCGCGGCGGCGCTACGCTTCTGGCTTTCGCGCCTGTACGATTATTTCCTGCCACGTCCGGCGCAGACGCTCAAGCCGCATGATCCGCGCCATTTTGAAAGAGTGTTGCAAGCGCGCCACCGCGACGACCTGCCAGCCTTGCCCTAG
- a CDS encoding BPSS1780 family membrane protein: MQAASLPASYGWQWVRDGLRLFTKQPLAVFTWALAISLLVLFATFTPPVGPLLFVALMPVVTLMTLSACKHIEAGRIMLPSMWPQPLMRPGVFKKMLILGAMYAALCIAAGLVSFVPFSSALTEGVRAASVEQDLGPFISAMRVPLALFGLLYVIIAALFWHAPVLIAWHGLRIGQALFFSGIACWRNKWPFLVYGTAWILVFLFIDLCAGLLVSAGVPSQLAGTLQIPFNIAAGGVLYCSFYPAYTSVFGIEDTHAHLDDGSSGQPQSQP, from the coding sequence ATGCAAGCAGCATCCCTACCCGCATCCTACGGTTGGCAATGGGTACGCGACGGCCTGCGGCTGTTCACGAAGCAGCCGCTGGCCGTCTTTACCTGGGCCCTGGCCATCAGCCTGCTGGTGCTGTTCGCGACCTTCACTCCGCCGGTGGGGCCGCTGCTGTTCGTGGCGCTGATGCCCGTGGTCACGCTGATGACGCTGTCGGCATGCAAGCACATCGAAGCCGGCCGCATCATGCTGCCGTCGATGTGGCCCCAACCGCTGATGCGGCCGGGCGTCTTCAAGAAGATGCTGATCCTCGGCGCCATGTATGCCGCGCTGTGCATAGCAGCCGGGCTGGTGTCGTTTGTGCCGTTCTCCAGCGCGCTCACCGAAGGCGTGCGGGCCGCGTCGGTCGAGCAAGACCTCGGCCCGTTCATTAGCGCCATGCGCGTGCCGCTGGCGCTGTTCGGCCTGCTGTACGTCATTATCGCCGCCCTCTTCTGGCATGCCCCCGTACTGATCGCCTGGCATGGGCTGCGCATCGGCCAGGCGCTGTTTTTCTCGGGCATCGCCTGTTGGCGCAATAAGTGGCCGTTCCTGGTCTACGGCACGGCCTGGATACTCGTATTCCTGTTCATCGACCTGTGCGCCGGCCTGCTGGTCAGCGCCGGCGTGCCCTCGCAACTGGCCGGCACGCTGCAGATTCCGTTCAACATCGCGGCCGGCGGGGTGCTGTACTGCAGCTTCTACCCCGCGTACACCTCGGTGTTCGGCATCGAAGACACGCACGCGCACCTCGACGACGGCTCCAGCGGCCAGCCGCAATCCCAGCCTTGA